The Lepus europaeus isolate LE1 chromosome 21, mLepTim1.pri, whole genome shotgun sequence genome has a window encoding:
- the LOC133750690 gene encoding uncharacterized protein LOC133750690 isoform X3 has product MAFLVAGTLQAAAQAADARDSLGRKGKYNMQGLRVALTLGSPEVPAATVAALEGVFQALGFESWERREALAQDFLRELALFRKQLDALRSPVRCALVALVAPRGQLGQPRQLVQELSCCEALQGCPKVILLLSSGAGAALEPGAFLAGLRELCGCRPHWSLLQLLTELFCRVAEESAGDIRCPVFQSSLRGALCLASEEPWRPEAFWEELAQFQEQLDTYRGSVSCALVALMAHGGPQGQLLGADGKEVQPEALVQDLSRCGALRGCPKVFLLQACRGGNRDAGRGPKALPWYRRWLWAPQPALPSHVDVLQVHADTQGGSCSGPAPGSSGQADVLTVYAAAEGCVAYRDEMGSDFIQTLVDVLRADPGRDLLELLTEVNRRVCELDVLGPDCDEPRKACLEIRSSLRRRLRLRV; this is encoded by the exons ATGGCTTTCCTGGTGGCTGGGACCCTGCAGGCGGCTGCACAGGCGGCAGATGCTCGAGACAGCCTGGGGAGAAAG GGGAAGTACAACATGCAGGGTCTGAGGGTGGCCCTGACACTTGGCAGCCCGGAGGTGCCTGCTGCGACGGTCGCTGCCCTGGAGGGCGTGTTCCAGGCCCTGGGCTTTGAgagctgggagaggagggaggcctTGGCCCAG GACTTCCTCCGGGAGCTAGCTTTGTTCAGGAAGCAGCTGGATGCCCTCCGGAGCCCTGTGCGCTGTGCCCTTGTGGCCCTGGTGGCCCCCCGCgggcagctggggcagccccGGCAGCTGGTTCAGGAGCTGAGCTGCTGTGAGGCCCTCCAGGGCTGCCCCAAAGTCATCCTGCTGCTTTCAAGCGGCGCTGGGG CTGCCCTGGAGCCCGGAGCCTTCCTCGCCGGCCTCAGGGAGCTCTGTGGCTGCCGTCCTCACTGGtcgctgctgcagctgctgacaGAG ctgttcTGCAGGGTGGCTGAGGAGTCCGCGGGGGACATACGCTGCCCCGTCTTTCAGAGCTCTTTGCGGGGGGCACTGTGCCTGGCAAGCGAGGAGCCCTGGAGGCCTGAG gcTTTCTGGGAAGAGCTGGCCCAGTTccaggagcagctggacaccTACAGGGGATCTGTGAGCTGTGCCCTGGTGGCCCTGATGGCCCACGGGGGACCACAGGGGCAGCTGCTGGGGGCCGATGGGAAGGAGGTGCAGCCAGAGGCGCTGGTACAGGATCTGAGCCGTTGCGGGGCACTGCGGGGCTGTCCCAAGGTCTTCCTGCTTCAGGCTTGCCGCGGGG GGAACAGGGATGCCGGCAGGGGCCCCAAGGCTCTGCCCTGGTACCGGCGCTGGTTGTGGGCACCACAACCCGCTCTCCCCTCCCACGTGGATGTGCTGCAGGTCCACGCCGACACCCAAG GCGGCTCCTGCAGCGGCCCTGCTCCAGGGAGCTCCGGCCAGGCAGACGTGCTGACCGTCTACGCTGCGGCCGAGG GCTGTGTGGCCTATCGGGATGAGATGGGCTCAGACTTCATCCAGACGCTGGTGGACGTGCTCAGAGCGGACCCCGGGCGGGACCTCCTGGAGCTGCTCACTGAG GTGAACAGGCGCGTGTGTGAGCTGGACGTGCTGGGGCCGGACTGCGACGAGCCACGCAAGGCCTGCCTGGAGATCCGGAGCTCGCTGCGGCGGCGGCTCCGCCTGCGGGTTTGA
- the LOC133750690 gene encoding caspase-14-like isoform X2, producing the protein MQGLRVALTLGSPEVPAATVAALEGVFQALGFESWERREALAQDFLRELALFRKQLDALRSPVRCALVALVAPRGQLGQPRQLVQELSCCEALQGCPKVILLLSSGAGAALEPGAFLAGLRELCGCRPHWSLLQLLTELFCRVAEESAGDIRCPVFQSSLRGALCLASEEPWRPEAEPGPGAQYDMSGARAALLLAVIRDRPGAERDVEALGGLCQALGFKTTLRTDPTAQAFWEELAQFQEQLDTYRGSVSCALVALMAHGGPQGQLLGADGKEVQPEALVQDLSRCGALRGCPKVFLLQACRGGNRDAGRGPKALPWYRRWLWAPQPALPSHVDVLQVHADTQGGSCSGPAPGSSGQADVLTVYAAAEGCVAYRDEMGSDFIQTLVDVLRADPGRDLLELLTEVNRRVCELDVLGPDCDEPRKACLEIRSSLRRRLRLRV; encoded by the exons ATGCAGGGTCTGAGGGTGGCCCTGACACTTGGCAGCCCGGAGGTGCCTGCTGCGACGGTCGCTGCCCTGGAGGGCGTGTTCCAGGCCCTGGGCTTTGAgagctgggagaggagggaggcctTGGCCCAG GACTTCCTCCGGGAGCTAGCTTTGTTCAGGAAGCAGCTGGATGCCCTCCGGAGCCCTGTGCGCTGTGCCCTTGTGGCCCTGGTGGCCCCCCGCgggcagctggggcagccccGGCAGCTGGTTCAGGAGCTGAGCTGCTGTGAGGCCCTCCAGGGCTGCCCCAAAGTCATCCTGCTGCTTTCAAGCGGCGCTGGGG CTGCCCTGGAGCCCGGAGCCTTCCTCGCCGGCCTCAGGGAGCTCTGTGGCTGCCGTCCTCACTGGtcgctgctgcagctgctgacaGAG ctgttcTGCAGGGTGGCTGAGGAGTCCGCGGGGGACATACGCTGCCCCGTCTTTCAGAGCTCTTTGCGGGGGGCACTGTGCCTGGCAAGCGAGGAGCCCTGGAGGCCTGAG GCAGAGCCCGGCCCCGGGGCTCAGTATGACATGTCGGGGGCCAGAGCTGCCCTCCTGCTGGCTGTGATCCGAGACCGGCCTGGGGCCGAGCGTGACGTGGAGGCACTGGGgggcctgtgccaggccctgggcttcaAGACCACCCTGAGGACGGACCCTACCGCCCAG gcTTTCTGGGAAGAGCTGGCCCAGTTccaggagcagctggacaccTACAGGGGATCTGTGAGCTGTGCCCTGGTGGCCCTGATGGCCCACGGGGGACCACAGGGGCAGCTGCTGGGGGCCGATGGGAAGGAGGTGCAGCCAGAGGCGCTGGTACAGGATCTGAGCCGTTGCGGGGCACTGCGGGGCTGTCCCAAGGTCTTCCTGCTTCAGGCTTGCCGCGGGG GGAACAGGGATGCCGGCAGGGGCCCCAAGGCTCTGCCCTGGTACCGGCGCTGGTTGTGGGCACCACAACCCGCTCTCCCCTCCCACGTGGATGTGCTGCAGGTCCACGCCGACACCCAAG GCGGCTCCTGCAGCGGCCCTGCTCCAGGGAGCTCCGGCCAGGCAGACGTGCTGACCGTCTACGCTGCGGCCGAGG GCTGTGTGGCCTATCGGGATGAGATGGGCTCAGACTTCATCCAGACGCTGGTGGACGTGCTCAGAGCGGACCCCGGGCGGGACCTCCTGGAGCTGCTCACTGAG GTGAACAGGCGCGTGTGTGAGCTGGACGTGCTGGGGCCGGACTGCGACGAGCCACGCAAGGCCTGCCTGGAGATCCGGAGCTCGCTGCGGCGGCGGCTCCGCCTGCGGGTTTGA
- the LOC133750690 gene encoding caspase-14-like isoform X1 has protein sequence MAFLVAGTLQAAAQAADARDSLGRKGKYNMQGLRVALTLGSPEVPAATVAALEGVFQALGFESWERREALAQDFLRELALFRKQLDALRSPVRCALVALVAPRGQLGQPRQLVQELSCCEALQGCPKVILLLSSGAGAALEPGAFLAGLRELCGCRPHWSLLQLLTELFCRVAEESAGDIRCPVFQSSLRGALCLASEEPWRPEAEPGPGAQYDMSGARAALLLAVIRDRPGAERDVEALGGLCQALGFKTTLRTDPTAQAFWEELAQFQEQLDTYRGSVSCALVALMAHGGPQGQLLGADGKEVQPEALVQDLSRCGALRGCPKVFLLQACRGGNRDAGRGPKALPWYRRWLWAPQPALPSHVDVLQVHADTQGGSCSGPAPGSSGQADVLTVYAAAEGCVAYRDEMGSDFIQTLVDVLRADPGRDLLELLTEVNRRVCELDVLGPDCDEPRKACLEIRSSLRRRLRLRV, from the exons ATGGCTTTCCTGGTGGCTGGGACCCTGCAGGCGGCTGCACAGGCGGCAGATGCTCGAGACAGCCTGGGGAGAAAG GGGAAGTACAACATGCAGGGTCTGAGGGTGGCCCTGACACTTGGCAGCCCGGAGGTGCCTGCTGCGACGGTCGCTGCCCTGGAGGGCGTGTTCCAGGCCCTGGGCTTTGAgagctgggagaggagggaggcctTGGCCCAG GACTTCCTCCGGGAGCTAGCTTTGTTCAGGAAGCAGCTGGATGCCCTCCGGAGCCCTGTGCGCTGTGCCCTTGTGGCCCTGGTGGCCCCCCGCgggcagctggggcagccccGGCAGCTGGTTCAGGAGCTGAGCTGCTGTGAGGCCCTCCAGGGCTGCCCCAAAGTCATCCTGCTGCTTTCAAGCGGCGCTGGGG CTGCCCTGGAGCCCGGAGCCTTCCTCGCCGGCCTCAGGGAGCTCTGTGGCTGCCGTCCTCACTGGtcgctgctgcagctgctgacaGAG ctgttcTGCAGGGTGGCTGAGGAGTCCGCGGGGGACATACGCTGCCCCGTCTTTCAGAGCTCTTTGCGGGGGGCACTGTGCCTGGCAAGCGAGGAGCCCTGGAGGCCTGAG GCAGAGCCCGGCCCCGGGGCTCAGTATGACATGTCGGGGGCCAGAGCTGCCCTCCTGCTGGCTGTGATCCGAGACCGGCCTGGGGCCGAGCGTGACGTGGAGGCACTGGGgggcctgtgccaggccctgggcttcaAGACCACCCTGAGGACGGACCCTACCGCCCAG gcTTTCTGGGAAGAGCTGGCCCAGTTccaggagcagctggacaccTACAGGGGATCTGTGAGCTGTGCCCTGGTGGCCCTGATGGCCCACGGGGGACCACAGGGGCAGCTGCTGGGGGCCGATGGGAAGGAGGTGCAGCCAGAGGCGCTGGTACAGGATCTGAGCCGTTGCGGGGCACTGCGGGGCTGTCCCAAGGTCTTCCTGCTTCAGGCTTGCCGCGGGG GGAACAGGGATGCCGGCAGGGGCCCCAAGGCTCTGCCCTGGTACCGGCGCTGGTTGTGGGCACCACAACCCGCTCTCCCCTCCCACGTGGATGTGCTGCAGGTCCACGCCGACACCCAAG GCGGCTCCTGCAGCGGCCCTGCTCCAGGGAGCTCCGGCCAGGCAGACGTGCTGACCGTCTACGCTGCGGCCGAGG GCTGTGTGGCCTATCGGGATGAGATGGGCTCAGACTTCATCCAGACGCTGGTGGACGTGCTCAGAGCGGACCCCGGGCGGGACCTCCTGGAGCTGCTCACTGAG GTGAACAGGCGCGTGTGTGAGCTGGACGTGCTGGGGCCGGACTGCGACGAGCCACGCAAGGCCTGCCTGGAGATCCGGAGCTCGCTGCGGCGGCGGCTCCGCCTGCGGGTTTGA